In the genome of Epinephelus fuscoguttatus linkage group LG4, E.fuscoguttatus.final_Chr_v1, the window TGAGCACCATGAGCTGGACAGTTTGGtgaatgttatactgtcatgtgtgtgtgaccacacacatgcgcacgcacacacacacacacacacacacacacacacacacacacacacacacacacacacttcactctgacacacagactgtcagagtgaagcttttgttatgctaattaatgagaGCTGCAGCTGACACAGACAGCAAAATGGGTTGAAAGTTTCTCGAACTAGTCCTTCCAAttcccaaaccgtgggtccaatcttcaatctgaaagcatcaccagatagataaagtTGTTCTGAACGCAGACATATAAaacttgtatgtctatggactcaAAAATGTGACCTTAACCCTGTAAGACCCAGATATAGAAAAAAATgagcaaattttttttttgacctctCAGATATTATTTTAGGAGGTCTCTGATGTAGAAATTAAAGagttttcaaattttttacattttagtaagTTTTTAGGGAAATGTTGTAAATTTGCAACGTTGGGCATAGTTGGGAACAGAACTTCTTTGTTTGTCCTGGCTATGTCTGAACAGATATACAGAACATTTAAGTATTCATTTGCGGGGTTGATTGCTTACTAAGCCCCATAACAGTATATATCATGAGTAATAATCACACAACAATCATAGTTTTATGAATAAgcatttatgaataaaaacattggaaaaaaatgtatttacaaaaCTTTTTCCTCCGTCACTTTCAATGTGGTTTGAATGAAGTCTGTGTTCACTTGCAGTGACAGTCCATAAATCAGTTCTTTTCATCTATGAAGCAAAGGCGAACATTGCACTTGctacacagtgtgtttgtgtatccaTTATTAGAAAGAATAGACAGGGTGGTAGACCATGTGTCGAGGGTAGAGATCTAAGTATTACCATTAGTATGTCCATAATTATCATTTCAATACAAATGCTTTTCAAAATTCCACTACATTCAAACAATACTGTCTGGCTGGCCTATTATGCTCTCTACTTATCATACTAAAAGGAACACATGCATCCCTCCAGAGCACTTACAGGTTCACATTCAAGACCATTTGCACCTGTCCCTGAACAATGCAACAGGCATCCCCCCAACAAATCCAGAACATTCAGAACCTGTTTTTCTACCTCCTAATGCTACAAACTGCTGCTTGGGCAACACTGAGAAAAATAGCTCAGGATCATTtagaagttaaaaaacaaacaaaaaactacaaagatacaGGGAGTTTCAAATACCCCATacaatttattcatgtatttaattATGGTCTAAGCTAAACTAAGTAAAAAATTAACAGAAAAGCACATTTAGAGCTTAGTTACAATGAATCATCTAATACTTTAAATTtctactacattttttttttcaatttgtgaCTATGTGAGAAGTGCAGTGACCTTATGTAATGTGTAAGGAGCACTGTGGAGttacattagggtcaaaagttttgtacttgaaaaaataaaatttgaaactgaaaattcatgtgttgatcttgaattttgaaaaatataacaatgtattcaaaataaaaataagtgtatgaaacgttttttcaagttaaatataattttgattcacattggtaattcttttgaataaattatttattttcacttttcacttccatatatattttgacatttgaggtcttatttttttcagttgcatgttttatcttttcagattcagaccttattttttacagtttcaaatctttttttcactttcagatcttttttttttttttccagtttcaaatctgttttttgagtttcagacttttgaccctgatgtggcgtggggggCGTGGTATCAACTGAGCTAGGCatggaatcatgagtgacaaCTGAACAAAAAGGCTTGGAAACTTCCCcagtgacagtgccttcagggaacgtaggaactaaaaCAAATCTAACTCAACACTTAtatacaccatattcatgtgaTTGGCAGTGTAAgaattgatgccagtgacaaacttccatttaaaaatctgttttagacagtactgagcaccaattACGGTATAAGAGCGATAGATTATGCCAGATATCgcagttcaacagccacattttaagtgctgatatgtccaatttccacatagcactgtgaacGCAGAGTAGTGTCCGCTTGGCTTGCAAAGATGGCGTCCGGCCGGTCGGGTCAACCTGCTGGAGCCCATACCTCcaacacacaggtgagacatgTTAACTAAGTTTTGGGAATTCATAACAAACATTAAGGGGTCGtttttgtgacaacatacaTTTTTTCGTGACGTCTTTTAAGTGGCGAATTTGTCAAAGCTGGAAAGTAAACattgagctaacgttagcattaaGTAGCTTAACTTTACGCCGTATTAGACACTAGCAGGCACTgcctgaaaaacacagacaaacctaTTAATTTGAATAAGGCTAGTGCTGTTTTGGCTGCAGGAGTGCATGGGATGCCAAAAACACCCACAGTAGCCTGTGGTGGAAAGCTATAGTGTGAATGAGGCCTGATGCTATCAGCTAGTGTTTGTGATTTCACTCCTTAGCAGCGGTTCCCAACCTTGGGGTCAGGACCTCAAATGGGTTTGCCAGGAATTTCtagtaatcaatcaatcaataataatctttacaatgataaaaacacaaattgactTGGGTCTAGTCTGTTTTAACCAGTTACAGCCCATTTTGTAGCTACCTAGCTCTTTTTTCATGCACATTGCttaatttcattgtttgttCAGCATTAATTTGAAGCTTGTACAAGCTCACAAGGCTGTACATGTCCTGCAGTGggaaaataaaatcctgcacTAACTTCATCCTGGTTATTCTGCCTCTATCCACAATAATATTCATAGCCTAGGCCCTAAATAAAAAACTATTACTTgattgaaaaaacaaattaatttgaTCAAAAAAATGTCTGTGGTCATCTGAGTTTTAGCCAAagaaggttgggaaccactgggttAGAGTGTCCAGCTCAAGTTTTTGCCATTAATGTATATTGTCTTTGTTAAATTCTGTGTTTGCCAGAATGTCGACTATAGTTCAACggttgctgcagctgcacagagCCTTATAAGTGTGCTCAGACAGAACTTTTCTCAGGGACAGCAAGAGCAAGGAAGAAAGCAGGAGCAGGAATCGTCTTCTGTAGATCAGGATATGGCCAGGTTCAAGATGTCATGGAATTGTATTTTTCATGTTAATTTGAAGGCAAATTGACTAGTTAGTGTTTTATATGTACATTTATGATCATGttttaaacaaatatatatatttttttaatcatgcaGTTCTTTTCCTGGGTTTTTCACAAGGAAAAATTACCTTGGAAAGCGAAAGATACCGAGTCAAAACACCTGTCGCACAGCATCTAAAAAATTCTGGAGGCCTTTTAGTTTCTATGCATACCTGTTAAACATGAATGCAGAAACGACCCCAACCTCATCTGAGGAGATTGAACATGCCCAGGCAGGACTTGGAAAACGACATCTCCATGTCCTGGGATATGAGCCATGAAGAGGTATTACACATAGAGAACATATTACTTAAAAATTGCACCTAAATGTCTATATTTGAAACATATCACTTTATCATAGTGTTGGGCTTTTCTACAAGCATGTAGACATCATCTAGTCCCTTTGTTACTGCTCTCTTAGTTCTTCAGACTACTACAAAATGAGTATCCTAAGATGCAGGGACTGACAGGAGGATGGCTACTCTACAAGGCTAcaggtaagataagataagatagactttattgtcccttaggaaatttgtcttggataCATGCAGTATCTGCtgttaaaagacacaaaaagttGACACATACAGTTCCTACATATATACAATCCACAAACAGAGCTGGTAGAGAAAACTTGTAAATATAACATCAGTTGTAATACATTGACATTCATATAACTTGCCCAAAGAAACACAACTGAAATGATCCAAACAGTGCTGCATTACAGGTGGTCAGGGTAGAAGGAGACTGATTATGATTCCTCCTGATTCTGATGGATACACTGGGACCCTTATTCGCACAGTTTCAGGGGCAGGAAAAAACACCCTGTATATTGTGCCTTTGCAACATGACTTTGACCTAACACTGCTACCTCCAGATGCCATTGAATTCCAAAGTATGCCAAAAACACAATGCCAAACGTGTAAAGTGAGTTTTCCTTTGCCGATTTTGGCCCTTCATGTTCAGGAATGCATGGTGTCTCAGATAGACTCAGCATTAGAGGATGTTGAGGTAAGTATTGCTACAAAATATATGTGATGTTGCATTGTGCAAGTACAACTTATTTAAAATGTTGACTGTTGTTCTCTGAGTTATAACAGAATATTTGTGGGTCATTTGTAATATCTTAGACATGCCAAAGTGAGGTCCAGATTGTTTCCATGACAGCCCCCTCTGTGCACTGTGACCCAGAGACATCCGTTGAAGAGGTACAGTACTTGATGTTATTGTACTTCCTTTTGAAATGCCTGcattgacattttttgtatgGGACAGTTGCTAATATTCAAACTTTTTTCTATCAGAAACTTCCATGTCCTATCTGTTTCTTGAAATTCACACCACAGTTCCTAGAGATCCATGCTAGCATGTGTGGAGAAAGGTATTTGAGATAGTGGACATTTATGtcaattttaaatgtatatgTTACTTaaagtacttgttttttttctgttagtaCCAATACTTGTCTCCCTTGTGCTTTTTTAGAAGAGAGGAAGATTGTAAGTTCGCTGAGACACCTGCCATGAGCCAGGACAATGGAGTGGAGCAGAACAAAAGGTAAATACTGTGTTGTGTAAAGATATAAATTTCTTCATCCTACAAGGATCTTCATTCTACAGAGCTTTTGTATTCAACATTAGTGGTAAGGGTGTAAAGCAGAAGTTtaatcacgatacgatattataggGATGATActatttcagttcagttcagggGCCTGCAATCGATATAAGACAATATCTGATCCATTTAACAAAATCAGTTATATTTACAGTTTGTCAGCTTACAAAAAGCAACTAAAATATGATTTCACAATTTTGTTATTGAGCTCTTCTagacatttaaatgaaaaacaatctattctttttaataaaaagaatacAGAtagaccatagactgtatataagaAGTGGGCGTAACagctgtgacgtcacccattggtttgtggactctggTTTTGAAGCCAATAGTTCAGAGATTTGAAAACCACGCCCTGATgcataccctgctttatcaTCAAGTATCAAATCAggccaacatttaaaaaatgaacatcatACTGTATTGAAGAAGGCTTTAAACTAGTGattgacacataaacacattttgaaaacatttactgaGGTTATATATCAAGCGAGAAGTAGGTGAATTCTCCATTGACATTGTCTTTGGAGTTACAGTTCTGTTAATGCAGGAAAAAACTGgtcaatttcaaaataaaggcatgtcTAGATGATGAtgtggatcgatgttttcactttgcaataatgatattggattgttgatcatATATTAAGCCATATCAATGTATCCGTACAACCCTAATTAGTACTTTACATCCATTaattatgtgttttatttggcAGTGTTGATGATGTATTGGACATCATTTGTCAAAGAGTTGACACAGAGAAGTCGTTCAACATCCAAATCTCAAGAACAAGCATTCTGGAGAGAGGCATTCTGCAGTGGCAACGTCAACAGAAAAATTCACCCACTGCTTCTCTGAAAGTGACCTTCTTTGGAGAGGCAGGAGTAGACACAGGTGCTCTCCGTAAGGAATTTCTCAcaggtaaaacaaaaacatatttgcatTAGAATGTTATAAAGCATGTGGAAAATCAGTccactgaaacattttttaaatttcagctTATTatgtctgtgtggagtttgcatgttctccccgtgtcagcgtgggttctctccgggcactccggcttcctcccacagtccaaagacatgcagattggggactaggttaattgatgactctaaattgtccgtaggtgtgaatgtgagtgtgaatggttgtttgtctctatgtgtcagccctgcgatagtctggcaacctgtccagggtgtaccctgcctcttgcccgatgtcagctgggataggctccagcccccccgcgaccctcaagaggatgaagcggttagaagaagaatgaatgaatgaatttctactttcatattttgacatgattCTACTGTGTATTATTTCATACATGGCATACATTTTCTACTCATTAGTCACCTCTCACTCTGAAAAGaaggtctcacacacacatttatattttgGTTGAACTTCCAATTAAACTATTCTGGTCTAAAAAAATTGACTAGTACTTGACACAGAAGGCACATGAGCACCACAGTAAATGCGGTTTGTACTTATGTGTACAGAAATGGTGGCAGGAATTGAGGGTTGTTTCTTTGAGGGACCACAGCATCAGAAGAGCCCACGATACTCTCTGACTGACTTAGACAGTGGCCTCTAcaggtgtgtttatttttatgcaAGTAAGGACAAACTGTtctttttgttaaatgttttctaACATAAGTAATCCATTAATGCTCAGTTTGTGTAAATAGGACTGTTGGAGAGATTTTGGCTGTTAGTTTGGCACAAGGTGGCCCAGCCCCTGCCTTTTTCAGCCCATGGACCTACAGTTACCTCTGTAGTGGGAAGATAAACCCAACAGTTCTCAACAGTGATGCAGTGGCTGATGTCCAGTTGCGAGGGTTAATTGAGCAGGTATGGTCTCTATATGATGGAAATGCTGGGTTAATGAAAAAAGCATTCTTTGTCAAATGATATTTTCAGGTTTACTTGTAATATGGCACAGAGATGTTCTTCCTGgtaatttatgttttcattttcaggttGAGTTGTCGACTGACCATTCAATTAAAGACCTAACTGATGAAATCTTAAATTGCGGATATACTGGAGCTGTCACAGTTCAAAACAAGGAGTCCATTGTTCGGTATGCTAGGACACAGGgtatttttatatatgtatttataggAAAATACAATGCACaagtaattttttaatttctgctgtTGTAGGGCCATAATACTCCATGCAGTGCTGAGGTTGCAGCCTATGTTGGAACAACTAATGAAAGGCCTGCAGCTGTATGACCTTCTTTTGCTCATCTGGCAGTACCCAGATATCTGCCGACCCCTGTTTGTTCCTGGAGAAGAGGTCAAGGTGAGCAAAACAAGTGTGACcatttaatattattatgaAGAAGATACACTAACTTGCTGTGAAATTTCATAGTAAAAGGGTGACTTAATTTACATCTTGATTTTATCTCATCATAGGTCAATGCAGTGTTTGTCATGGCATCCATTCTCCCTCAACTGAGTGACAAAGGGACTACCAGGCATCAGGTTGAGCTGGAGATGATTAACTTTGTACAGGACTTCCTTTATGAAGTTGAAGgtatattgatttttatttcctgCAAATCTGAACTCAAAAACTGTCACATTTGAGTGTTTGGTGACAAAACATTGAAATTTGTGACCACTTgtagtctttaaaaaaatagccAGCTGCCACCTGTAGTTTTCACTGGTATTAAACAGGTTAAAGTTTTATTCTCCATGACAAATCCTGATGGTAATAGCTATTGTTTGCCAGGGCACTCTGTGTTTTAAAATCAGAGGCTGGCTCtctcatttattttttgagcAAGGCCATAATCATAATAAGCATACATAAAGGTGATACCTACAAATGATTCAttgtttcctaaacctgacAAAGACAAATCATCTCCATTCCATGTAGAAGTACTTACTGCTAATAAAATAACACAGTATCCATTATCCATTATTGTAACTATTGTGCCTGGTTGAGATAGTCAATTATCTCCAAAtatgaaatcattttaaatttttggaTCAGCTGTTCTTTTGTGGCTGAGAGTACCTCTGTCTAACTCACTTATTTAAATTCAAGAACTGCACTGCCATAAAGGAAAAGTAAATGTTTAACTGTCACAtacacttgtttttttaatctatttgcTTCATAGCTGAAGATCAGGGGCATGTGGATGACAAAGACAGCCCAGGTGAAGATGACAAAGATGGCCCAAAGACCAAAAAGATCACACCTGCGAGGTTTCTGCAGTGGATCACAGGCCAAGGTCACATCCCACTCCTTCCCTCAGAGAAGAAGGATTTTGCTGTAACGATCAAGTTTAACCATGACTGCAATGCAGACTTCGGGCATCACAAAGTCTGTTACCCCGTTGTGTCAGCATGTGCCAAGACTGTTGTGCTACCTGTAAGACATATGAGGTCCTATGACCAATTCAGAGAGGTTCTGAAGGAGGCTTTTCAGCTAGGCCAAGAATTCAACAATGTGTAATTCCATTAAATGTGTCTGTTTTCAAGGTTAAACTACAACCTAAATGTTTAGCACCAATTGCTATTGTTTACTCTGTTCTGATTTTAAGAAATAGTACTGCATTTGCATTCCAAGAACTTGTTATATAACAGTACTgttgaacatttttaaaagacaaatatcCAGGTTTGGAAGTACTTGGCTTcaacaaataaacatttaaaaacccaTTTGTTGTAAATTTATTGGTGTTCAACTGGTTAAACCCTTGAAACACAATGTTTGCTGTCAGAAGGATCTAGTAGATCTTCATCCTCAAGGCTGTGAAGAACCTCGTAGTACACGTTTGAAACTGCCATCCAAACGTCTCACCACACCAACGCACTATTctgttaaaagaaaacataaaaataccCTCATGTTTGTACAGTATATTTGAACTTTCACAAAGTATGACTGTGGAAGGCAACATCTGACATGATTAATTCTattgaatattattttttaaaaaatatatattgtgcaCACTCTTTCCTGACAGGAAACTTCCCCTTCCACAGCCTCTAATAGTGAACATGCATCGCGCTATGCCCACATTTTCCACTCCTTGGTCACCTCTCACTCTAAAAAGAATGtatcacacacaaataaatacttttttaaaaagttatgtttaaaaaatacatatgctACAGTAACTTTTAAAATCTTGAGAGCTCCAAATACATAActttgaacaaaataaaaacctaatagtcttaaatacaaatttacaaataaaaggCTTTGAAGGCAGCAATATTTAAGACCTAGACAATCTAAATTGTAATTGTAAGACAACTTAATACTTTTTAAAGTGTTGGAGCCGATAGAGCacaaaatgctaatgttgttaaTTCATATTCAGTGTCGAGGATGTTGTTGCAGCTTCGTCTTACAACCTTAAACATGACAAGCCAAGACTCTAGATTTAATGATCTGTTAAGTTCTGAAATAGATTTTTATGAAAGACAAGCGAAAAACAAGGTGTTTTCTggttttggtttaatttttATTCCAATTGCTGATTTGTGCATAACTCTCTCTGGTCATTTCACTGGTCAAATTATTGTGCAGTGATGTGTAAAATGATTGAAATGATCCAACCGTTCAAACAAGAATACTGGAGCTGATGGCCAGCTTAACATTTGTTTTACATCCAACATATTACAACCATTATACATCTTTAACTGACAGCTAATGCACAAATTTCTGAGGAATGAGTACCACTGTGAGCTTCACCTATTTGTTGGTCTTACCTTAATGGAAAGCCATACTTTTGCACTGCCTCTAAGAAGAAATCAAGTGCAGTGGATGCTTTATTATCACCCAGGTACATGATCATCATTAAACATAAATAGAAGCTtgttcacatacatatacagtacaggccaaaagtttggacacaccttctcattcaatgcgttttctttattttcatgactatttacatcgtagattctcactgaaggcatcaaaactatgaatgaacacatgtggagttatgtacttaacaaaaaaaggtgaaataactgaaaacatgttttatattctagtttcttcaaaatagccaccctttgctctgattactgctttgcacactcttggcattttCTCGAttagcttcaagaggtagtcacctgaaatgtcttgaaggagttcccagaggtgtttagcacttgttggcccctttgccttcactctgcggtccagctcaccccaaaccatctcgattgggttcaggtccggtgactgtggaggccaggtcatctgctgcagcactccatcactctccttcttggtcaaatagcccttacacagcctggaggtgtgtttggggtcattgtcctgttgaaaaataaatgattgtccaactaaacgcaaaccggatgggatggcatgtcgctgcaggatgctgtggtagccatgctggttcagtgtgccttcaattttgaataaatccccaacagtgtcaccagcaaaacacccccacaccatcacacctcctcctccatgcttcacagtgggaaccaggcatgtggaatccatccgtcacctttctgcgtctcacaaagacacggcggttggaaccaaagatctcaaatttggactcatcagaccaaagcacagatttccactggtctaatgtccattccttgtgtttcttggcccaaacaaatctcttctgcttgttgcctctcttagcagtggtttcctagcagctatttgaccatgaaggcctgattcgcgcagtctcctcttaacagttgttctagagatgggtctgctgctagaactctgtgtggcattcatctggtctctgatctgagctgctgttaacttgccatttctgaggctggtgactcggatgaacttatcctcagaagcagaggtgactcttggtcttcctttcctgggtcggtcctcatgtctgccagtttcgttgtagcgcttgatggtttttgcgactccacttggggacacatttaaaggttttgcaattttccggactgactgaccttcatttcttaaagtaatgatggccactcgtttttctttagttagctgattggttcttgccataatatgaattttaacagttgtccaatagggctgtcggctgtgtattaacctgacttctgcacaacacaactgatggtcccaaccccattgataaagcaagaaattccactaattaaccctgataaggcacacctgtgaagtggaaaccatttcaggtgactacctcttgaagctcatggagagaatgccaagagtgtgcaaagcagtaatcagagcaaagggtggctattttgaagaaactagaatataaaacatgttttcagttatttcacctttttttgttaagtacataactccacgtgttcattcatagttttgatgccttcagtgagaatctacaatgtaaatagtcatgaaaataaagaaaacgcattgaatgagaaggtgtgtccaaacttttggcctgtactgtatgtatgtatatatatatatatatatatacacacacatatatatatatatgacatatatatgaTATGACATATGGATCTACTGTGGACAATCCCAGGAGAATCCTTCCAGGAGTGCATGGAGGCGTGGCGGAGAAGGATGGGAAAGTGCGGTGGACTCGAGGGGGATTGTTCTGAAGGGGAAAACTTGTAATTTGTACTTTAGATTTGATATACATTTTATGTGACCCCAGTCCTGTTACTTTTGTGAGGCACCTcgtatatacacatatatatatatatatatatatatatatatatatgtatgtatacacacacacacacacacacacatatatatatatatatatatgcacccTACAGCAAGTTTAACAGTAGATCCATATGTCATTTTCAACTGTCATCATCTCACTTAGTCTATACAATCTGTAATGGTTATTggtgaaaaaagaaataaccTTTCGTGAGAATCCATCAATTCCTCCAAAAATAACAAAGCCAtatctttgaaaataaaaatcagtgtaAATCACTATCTGTGTACATTTCTTTGAATTAATTTGTTGATGCAAAACAAGGGTGTTAAAATGTCACAGGGAATctgtaaacatatttaatttttaatgtatCATTCTGTATTTAGTGTTGTAGATCTGAGTAGCATGTAAACATTAAGGCATACCTGACAAGTTCAAGATTTGTGTCGATATGAGTCAAGTGCAGAGGACCCTGAACAGAATATGTCCTTCTTGCAACACACCCAATCCTTGTCATTCGTGAGAGTACTCCAACAGGGTCTACACGATGCATGGATGAAGACACTCTCTTCCACTGGACATGGTGGCCCATGGCCTGCAGGGTTCCTTTCATCAT includes:
- the LOC125887566 gene encoding uncharacterized protein LOC125887566 isoform X1; amino-acid sequence: MIFSGLLVIWHRDVLPGNLCFHFQVELSTDHSIKDLTDEILNCGYTGAVTVQNKESIVRAIILHAVLRLQPMLEQLMKGLQLYDLLLLIWQYPDICRPLFVPGEEVKVNAVFVMASILPQLSDKGTTRHQVELEMINFVQDFLYEVEAEDQGHVDDKDSPGEDDKDGPKTKKITPARFLQWITGQGHIPLLPSEKKDFAVTIKFNHDCNADFGHHKVCYPVVSACAKTVVLPVRHMRSYDQFREVLKEAFQLGQEFNNV
- the LOC125887566 gene encoding uncharacterized protein LOC125887566 isoform X2 codes for the protein MLEQLMKGLQLYDLLLLIWQYPDICRPLFVPGEEVKVNAVFVMASILPQLSDKGTTRHQVELEMINFVQDFLYEVEAEDQGHVDDKDSPGEDDKDGPKTKKITPARFLQWITGQGHIPLLPSEKKDFAVTIKFNHDCNADFGHHKVCYPVVSACAKTVVLPVRHMRSYDQFREVLKEAFQLGQEFNNV